The genomic interval GAAGGTTCATGAAGAAACGTTCATGAGCACTTCATGCTCGGTTCATCCGGGAGCGCTGATCTTACTCGTTTAGATCAGGCCTCTCGGATCGGGGTCCCGCGTTCGCGGGGCCAGGCCCCGGGAGCACCTCGCGGACGAACCCGGAGAAACAAGTGCAAGCGAGACCCTCCCGTCTCCCTGCCCCGTCGTGGGCGCGTGAACCGCTGGACCGAAGGGCCTTCTTGCGCTTTGGCGGAGCCGCCGGGCTGCTGGCCGGCCTCGACACGCTGGTGCCCGGGTACGCGCGGTTGGGCCTGGGCGACCTTCGGAACCCCTCGCCTCAGATCCTCGACGGAAGCTTGGGTCCCATCGATCTGACCATCGCGGAGACCCCGGTTCGCATCGGAGACCGGATGGGGACGGCGACGACCATCAACGGCACGCTTCCTGGGCCCCTCCTGAGATTCCGGGAAGGCGATGAGGCGGTGATCCGGGTCACCAACACGCTGGAGGAGGACACCTCCATCCACTGGCACGGAATCCTGCTTCCGAACGGTATGGACGGCGTTCCCATGGTCACCTTCGACGGCATCGCCCCCGGCGAAACGTTCGAGTACCGCTACCCGATCGGCCAATACGGGACCTACTGGTACCACAGCCACTCGGGATTCCAGGAGCAGTTGGGCCAATATGGCGCGTTCGTCATCGATCCCGCCGAGGAGGAACCCTTCGAGTACGACCGGGACTACGTGGTGATGCTCGGGGACTGGACCTTCGAGAATCCGCACGGAATCCTGGCCCGCCTGAAGAAGCGGCCCGACTACTACAACTACCAGAAAAGGACCGTCTCGGACTTCTTCCGGGACGCGGGGGACCAGGGCTTCTTCTCTGCGCTGGGCGATCGGCTCAGGTGGAGCAACATGCGCATGAACCCCACGGACATCTCCGATGTCACGGGGGCGACATACACGTATCTGATGAACGGGATGGCCCCGGAGTCCAACTGGACCGGCCTCTTCCGTCCTGGCGAGCGGGTCCGGCTGCGCTTCGTCAACGCGGGCGCCGCCACGTACTTCGACGTTCGGATCCCTGGACTGCCCATGACGGTGGTTCAAGTGAGTGGGCAGCACGTGCAGCCGGTGGAGACGGACGAAATTCGCATCGCCATCGCGGAGACGTACGACGTCATCGTCGAGCCCACCGCCGACGTGGCGTACACGGTCTTCGCCGAGGCCATGGATCGTAGCGGCTTCGCGCGTGGCACCCTGGCGCCGCGGGAGGGAATGTCCGGCGACGTGCCTGTGCGACGTTCGCGCCCCGTGCTGACCATGGCCGACATGGGCATGGCCCACGGAGACATGGCGGGCATGGACATGGGCGGAGGCGACGTCGACACGGCCGACGCGGACGCGGGCGGAGCCCACGCCCACATGCCGGGCATGGACATGGAATCGGGCCTCAGAGCGGCCGGCTCGATCGCGGAAGGGGGTGAGCACGGCCCCGACGGCCACGGCCGCGGGAACGCCGCTGTGCCGATGAGCGTGGGCAGCCGTCTCCACGAGCCCGGACTCGGGCTGGGTATGGACGGGCGGAGAGTCCTGGTCTACACGGACCTGCGCGCGCTGGAGGCGAATCCCGAGCTGAGGGAGCCGGATCGGGAGATCGAGTTGCACCTGACGGGCAACATGGAGCGCTTCATGTGGTCCATCGACGGGAAGACCTTCTCGCAGGTCGAGCCAATCCGCGTGCGCCTCGGCGAACGCATACGCCTGACCATGGTCAACGACACCATGATGAACCACCCGATGCACCTGCACGGAATGTGGATGGAGCTCGAAAACGGCACGGGTGCGTCGATCCCGAAGGTCCACACGGTGAACGTGAAGCCCGCGGAGAAGCTCTCGCTCCTGTTCACCGCCGACGCTCTCGGGCCATGGGCCTTCCACTGCCACATCCTTTATCACATGGACGTGGGCATGTTCAGGGTGTTCGAGGTCGTCGCCG from Gemmatimonadota bacterium carries:
- a CDS encoding copper resistance system multicopper oxidase, with protein sequence MDRRAFLRFGGAAGLLAGLDTLVPGYARLGLGDLRNPSPQILDGSLGPIDLTIAETPVRIGDRMGTATTINGTLPGPLLRFREGDEAVIRVTNTLEEDTSIHWHGILLPNGMDGVPMVTFDGIAPGETFEYRYPIGQYGTYWYHSHSGFQEQLGQYGAFVIDPAEEEPFEYDRDYVVMLGDWTFENPHGILARLKKRPDYYNYQKRTVSDFFRDAGDQGFFSALGDRLRWSNMRMNPTDISDVTGATYTYLMNGMAPESNWTGLFRPGERVRLRFVNAGAATYFDVRIPGLPMTVVQVSGQHVQPVETDEIRIAIAETYDVIVEPTADVAYTVFAEAMDRSGFARGTLAPREGMSGDVPVRRSRPVLTMADMGMAHGDMAGMDMGGGDVDTADADAGGAHAHMPGMDMESGLRAAGSIAEGGEHGPDGHGRGNAAVPMSVGSRLHEPGLGLGMDGRRVLVYTDLRALEANPELREPDREIELHLTGNMERFMWSIDGKTFSQVEPIRVRLGERIRLTMVNDTMMNHPMHLHGMWMELENGTGASIPKVHTVNVKPAEKLSLLFTADALGPWAFHCHILYHMDVGMFRVFEVVADEVAEGR